The following proteins come from a genomic window of Novosphingobium sp. P6W:
- a CDS encoding SIS domain-containing protein → MDQTQMAREAREAPALCAQQLRLNADLVRDAGRQLRDLAPPFAATLARGSSDQAAAFAKFLLETHAKVPTLSHAPSIGSLYHATSANFRNVPLIAISQSGRSPDLIAAAKDAREQGAIVIAVVNDAASPLAELAQIVIPVHAGPETSVAATKSFVCTLVALTHLVAEWSQDEALLAALESTGEVLEAAATADWTDAVTLLQDASEMLVLGRGPTLPIAGEAALKLKETSSLHAEAFSIAEVAHGPMTLVGEGSAVLALAPLDVARTGLRDRLADFAARGAHVIAAGNAEDVAPAGLVLPSRTDVHPVLGAIAQIQSFYGLANALSLARGRNPDSPPHLNKVTRTL, encoded by the coding sequence ATGGACCAGACCCAGATGGCCCGCGAAGCCCGCGAAGCACCGGCACTCTGCGCGCAGCAGCTACGCCTCAATGCCGATCTCGTGCGCGATGCCGGTCGGCAATTGCGCGACCTTGCACCGCCTTTCGCGGCAACTCTGGCGCGCGGCAGTTCCGACCAGGCCGCCGCCTTCGCCAAGTTCCTGCTGGAAACCCATGCCAAGGTGCCCACGCTCAGCCATGCGCCTTCGATCGGCTCGCTGTACCATGCGACTTCGGCGAATTTCCGCAATGTGCCGCTGATCGCGATCTCGCAGTCCGGCCGCAGCCCCGACCTGATTGCCGCCGCGAAGGATGCGCGCGAGCAAGGCGCGATCGTCATCGCCGTGGTCAACGATGCGGCCTCGCCGCTGGCGGAACTGGCGCAGATCGTCATTCCCGTCCACGCCGGACCCGAAACCAGCGTGGCGGCGACCAAGAGTTTCGTCTGCACGCTGGTCGCGCTTACCCACCTCGTGGCCGAGTGGAGCCAGGACGAAGCGCTGCTCGCCGCGCTGGAAAGCACCGGCGAAGTGCTCGAAGCGGCCGCAACTGCCGACTGGACCGATGCCGTCACACTGTTGCAGGATGCCAGCGAGATGCTGGTGCTGGGCCGCGGCCCGACCCTGCCGATCGCGGGCGAAGCCGCGCTCAAGCTGAAGGAGACATCGAGCCTGCACGCGGAAGCCTTCAGTATCGCCGAAGTGGCGCATGGTCCGATGACGCTGGTGGGCGAAGGCAGCGCCGTGCTGGCGCTGGCCCCGCTTGACGTGGCGCGCACCGGCCTGCGGGACCGGCTTGCGGATTTCGCCGCGCGCGGTGCGCATGTGATCGCCGCAGGCAACGCTGAGGACGTGGCGCCTGCCGGTCTGGTCCTGCCTTCGCGCACCGACGTGCACCCGGTTCTGGGCGCCATTGCCCAGATCCAGAGCTTCTACGGCCTTGCCAATGCGCTTTCTCTGGCACGCGGCCGCAATCCAGACAGCCCTCCGCATCTCAACAAGGTAACGCGCACCCTATGA